A genomic segment from Fusarium fujikuroi IMI 58289 draft genome, chromosome FFUJ_chr04 encodes:
- a CDS encoding related to dehydrogenases and related proteins, which yields MAPHAEQDESAHSITRLPPPERPAFSASPPRLLIIGAGNRGKAYAEAVKSSSNGIIVGVVEPIAQKRRHLGRKYIWGTREPTPGEEFRDWPEFVRWELSRRQAVASGSTDVPEGVDAVFICVQDGMHKDVVLGLAPLKLHIMCEKPLAPNLEDCMAIYKSLMPDASGSSEKLFAIGHVLRYSPHNVMMRKLLLEDKVIGDIMAVNHTEPVGWYHFTHSYVRGNWRNEKAAAPSLLAKSCHDIDILYWILAAPPPGSNKPTHVPKDISSSGSLQYFRKERKPVEAGNATNCLSCAYEPSCQFSAKRIYTGADLKSQQQEHFCTVVAPEIEDCIPNGGPEAAKQAIISKLAEDYSEDTPADEVSKRNTFGRCVYECDNDVCDNQVVTLSWDADPIAAPGETPLQALSGRGSKTATLHMVAFTEKICTRFTHIYGVHGEMYADSSSITVTDFRTCKKTVHYPHIPEGGGHGDGDEGLTRQFVLAVDRVKNHGEKVSTAQREYIKCNLRDVIMSHSMVFAAEEARKGKKVIDFPEWFEKEVMIKLGA from the exons ATGGCACCCCATGCTGAACAGGATGAGTCCGCCCATAGCATCACTCGCCTCCCGCCACCAGAACGTCCCGCCTTTTCTGCCTCACCTCCACGTCTACTAATCATCGGTGCTGGGAACCGTGGCAAAGCTTATGCCGAGGCTGTCAAAAGTTCGAGTAATGGCATAATCGTGGGCGTCGTAGAGCCTATCGCGCAGAAGAGACGGCACCTGGGTCGCAAATACATCTGGGGTACACGGGAACCAACTCCCGGGGAGGAGTTCCGCGACTGGCCAGAGTTTGTTCGATGGGAGCTAAGCCGGCGGCAAGCAGTCGCTTCTGGGTCTACAGATGTCCCTGAGGGTGTCGATGCAGTCTTCATTTGCGTCCAAGATGGTATGCATAAGGATGttgtccttggccttgcgcCACTGAAACTACACATTATGTGCGAGAAGCCTCTAGCCCCCAATCTGGAAGATTGTATGGCTATCTATAAGAGCCTAATGCCTGATGCCTCCGGATCCTCAGAAAAGCTGTTCGCTATCGGCCATGTCCTTCGCTACAGTCCTCACAacgtgatgatgaggaagcttTTGCTTGAGGACAAGGTCATCGGAGACATCATGGCTGTTAATCACACGGAGCCAGTGGGCTGGTATCACTTTACACACAGTTACGTCAG AGGGAACTGGCGCAATGAAAAGGCGGCAGCTCCATCACTCCTTGCCAAGTCGTGCCACGACATAGACATCCTCTACTGGATTTTGGCGGCCCCGCCTCCCGGCTCTAACAAGCCAACGCATGTTCCCAAAGACATAAGCTCTTCTGGATCCCTCCAATATTTCAGAAAGGAGAGAAAGCCTGTCGAAGCTGGAAACGCCACCAATTGCTTGTCATGTGCCTATGAGCCATCGTGCCAGTTTTCGGCCAAGCGGATTTACACAGGAGCTGATCTCAAGAGTCAGCAACAAGAGCACTTTTGCACCGTCGTCGCGCCGGAAATTGAAGACTGCATTCCAAATGGTGGGCCAGAAGCAGCTAAGCAGGCGATTATCTCAAAACTTGCGGAAGATTACTCAGAAGACACCCCGGCAGATGAGGTTAGCAAGAGAAATACCTTTGGGCGCTGTGTGTACGAATGTGACAACGATGTCTGCGACAACCAAGTTGTAACACTTTCTTGGGACGCTGACCCGATCGCAGCCCCGGGCGAGACACCTCTGCAGGCTCTTAGTGGCAGAGGTAGTAAGACAGCTACATTGCATATGGTTGCCTTCACAGAAAAGATCTGTACCCGGTTCACGCACATTTACGGTGTCCACGGAGAGATGTACGCCGACAGTTCCTCAATTACAGTAACAGACTTCAGGACGTGCAAGAAGACTGTTCACTACCCACACATTCCCGAGGGTGGTggccatggtgatggagACGAAGGATTGACAAGGCAGTTCGTGCTGGCCGTTGACCGGGTAAAGAACCATGGTGAGAAGGTGTCAACGGCTCAGCGAGAGTACATTAAGTGCAATTTGAGGGATGTTATTATGAGTCATAGTATGGTATtcgctgctgaggaggcaaggaagggaaagaaagTCATAGATTTTCCTGAGTGGTTTGAGAAGGAGGTCATGATAAAGCTAGGCGCGTAA
- a CDS encoding probable glucosamine-phosphate N-acetyltransferase, with amino-acid sequence MVAIGSLSGPLFSPDLIGTDVVTSFPEGYTIRPLERGDYAKGFLDCLGVLSDVGDVSQDRFEERFDWMKSKGQGVHHHVVIEHENRVVGTGTIIVERKFIHDLGLIGHIEEIAIRKEFQGKGLGLKLLASLSSIAKNVGCYKTTLGTSPDNEPFYVKCGYNRSGNIMNQYFEEPKDPYYRG; translated from the exons ATGGTTGCAATCGGCTCTCTCTCCGGCCCTCTATTCTCACCAGACCTGATTGGAACTGATGTTGTAACATCATTCCCTGAAGGTTACACTATTCGACCTTTAGAGCGAGGGGATTATGCAAAGGGATTCCTTGACTGCCTGGGAGTACTGTCTGATGTAGGGGACGTGTCTCAGGATCGCTTCGAGGAGAGGTTCGATTGGATGAAATCAAAAGGCCAAGGGGTGCATCACCACGTGGTTATTGAGCATGAGAACCGAGTTGTCGGAACCGGTACCATTATCGTAGAGAGAAAGTT TATTCACGATCTTGGACTAATTGGACATATTGAGGAAATTGCGATCAGGAAAGAGTTCCAAGGAAAAGGCCTTGGTCTGAAGTTACTGGCCAGTCTGTCGTCTATTGCAAAGAATGTCGGATGCTACAAGACGACTCTGGGGACCAGTCCGGACAACGAACCGTTCTATGTCAAATGTGGCTACAACAGGTCGGGCAACATCATGAACCAGTACTTCGAAGAGCCCAAGGATCCGTATTATCGGGGATAA
- a CDS encoding probable maltose permease produces the protein MATPDKEANRDNHDVADLKRSELLEIDATRDLTVEEHNLGFREAVRQYPWAVFWALFFGIAVIMAGFDAQIITSFYALPAFQTKYGERVHGGDGYEISAPWQTALGMGNPIGQVLGALASSYPLEMFGRKKTLAICCVWSIALVFVQFFSTSIGMLCAGEILGGLAYGFYVVIAPTYASEVCPLALRGFLTTSINMAFVIGQFIAQGCAAGVETRMDEWAYKIPFAIQWVWPTILLAGLPFAPESPYWLVRKGRREAARAALMGLSSPTNRPDIDKALVGIEQTDLLEQEIESSTSWLECFKSANLVRTEISVMVYLIQVIGGNPLIGYATYFFQKAGLNPSDAFNMGVGNTALGFTGTVLSWFLLNWFKLGRRTIYNAGMMVMTTLLFIIGFLSISSTTGAIWATATLMDIWTFVYQMTVGPICFVIISEISATRLREKTIAVATAVQAAASVVFTIVMPLMLNTDEANWGSKTAFLFGGISLVCLVWCYFRLPESHGRTFEELDILFQRRIPARQFKKFDLLNGVDHVMSRDG, from the exons ATGGCAACCCCAGACAAAGAAGCCAATAGAGATAACCATGACGTGGCAGACCTGAAAAGATCtgagctccttgagatcGATGCCACCCGCGACCTCACCGTCGAAGAGCACAACCTTGGCTTCCGTGAGGCCGTTCGCCAGTATCCATGGGCCGTCTTTTGGGCTCTTTTCTTCGGCATTGCCGTTATAATGGCCGGCTTTGATGCCCAGATTATCACTTCTTTCTATGCCCTCCCCGCATTCCAAACAAAATATGGTGAGCGGGTTCATGGCGGCGACGGCTATGAAATTTCTGCGCCTTGGCAGACAGCTCTGGGAATGGGGAATCCAATTGGCCAGGTTCTTGGAGCACTTGCCAGTAGTTATCCTCTCGAGATGTTTGGTCGAAAGAAGACATTGGCTATCTGCTGCGTCTGGTCCATTGCCTTGGTGTTTGTGCAGTTCTTCTCCACGAGCATTGGCATGCTCTGTGCGGGCGAGATTCTCGGCGGCTTGGCTTATGGATTCTATGTTGTCATTGCACCAACGTATGCATCAGAAGTGTGTCCGCTGGCTCTGAGAGGTTTCCTCACCACTTCCATCAACATGGCTTTTGTGATCGGTCAATTTATCGCCCAAGGCTGCGCGGCTGGTGTAGAGACCCGTATGGACGAGTGGGCGTACAAGATCCCTTTTGCGATCCAGTGGGTCTGGCCAACGATCCTTCTCGCTGGTCTACCCTTTGCCCCTGAAAGTCCGTACTGGCTGGTTCGCAAAGGCCGACGTGAGGCAGCACGCGCCGCGCTCATGGGCCTGTCCTCACCCACCAACAGACCCGATATCGACAAGGCTCTTGTGGGAATCGAACAGACAGATCTTCTGGAGCAAGAAATCGAGTCGTCCACATCGTGGTTGGAGTGCTTCAAGAGTGCGAATTTGGTTCGCACCGAGATCTCGGTTATGGTCTACCTGATCCAGGTCATTGGTGGCAATCCGCTTATTGGATATGCAACATACTTTTTCCAAAAGGCCGGCCTGAATCCCTCTGATGCTTTTAACA TGGGTGTTGGTAACACCGCTTTGGGCTTTACTGGCACGGTTCTCTCGTGGTTCCTACTGAACTGG TTCAAACTTGGTCGACGCACGATCTATAATGCGGGTATGATGGTCATGACGACTCTCCTATTCATCATCGGCTTCCTCAGTATCTCAAGCACCACTGGTGCTATATGGGCTACTGCCACGCTGATGGACATCTGGACTTTCGTGTATCAAATGACTGTCGGTCCCATCTGTTTTGTTATCATCTCCGAGATCTCAGCCACCCGTCTCAGAGAAAAGACCATTGCTGTGGCCACGGCAGTGCAGGCTGCCGCCTCCGTCGTGTTCACAATCGTCATGCCTTTAATGCTCAATACTGATGAGGCCAATTGGGGTAGTAAGACGGCTTTCCTCTTTGGTGGAATTAGTCTTGTATGTCTTGTTTGGTGCTACTTCCGACTTCCAGAGAGTCACGGTCGTACGTTTGAGGAGCTGGACATTCTTTTCCAGAGGCGCATTCCTGCAAGACAGTTCAAGAAGTTCGATCTACTTAACGGAGTGGACCATGTTATGAGTAGGGACGGATAG